In Gemmobacter fulvus, a single window of DNA contains:
- a CDS encoding NAD-dependent succinate-semialdehyde dehydrogenase encodes MSTAMIATDLLSRLKDPTLLPAAGYVAGVWQTSAATGAQFTVTNPSTGAVLAELPDMGVAETHAAIAAAHAAQADWAAHTGKERAAVLRRLFDLMMANADDLAIIITAEMGKPLAEARGEVVYGAAYVEWFAEEAKRIYGDVMPGHQRDKRLLVLKQPVGVVGAITPWNFPNAMLARKMAPALAVGCAMVAKPAEQTPLSALALAVLAERAGLPAGLLSVIPGTDGPGIGREMCANPLMRKLTFTGSTEVGRILLRQGADQVMKMSMELGGNAPFIVFDDADLDAAVEGAMIAKFRNNGQTCVCANRIYVQAGVYDAFAAKLATAVAALTTGDGFAEGVALGPMIDADALAKVQAHVSDATALGAEVLTGGTASGGLFFPATVLKGATPAMRLAREETFGPVAPLFRFETVEEVIRLANETEFGLASYFYARDMARVWRVAEALDYGMVGINTGQISTETAPFGGVKQSGQGREGSRYGADDYLELKYLCLGGI; translated from the coding sequence ATGTCCACTGCCATGATCGCGACCGACCTGCTGTCGCGCCTGAAAGACCCGACGCTGCTGCCCGCCGCAGGTTATGTGGCCGGCGTCTGGCAGACCTCTGCCGCAACCGGCGCGCAGTTCACTGTCACCAACCCCTCCACCGGGGCCGTGCTGGCCGAATTGCCGGATATGGGCGTGGCCGAAACCCATGCGGCGATTGCGGCGGCCCATGCCGCACAGGCCGACTGGGCCGCCCACACCGGCAAGGAGCGCGCCGCCGTGCTGCGCCGCCTGTTTGATCTGATGATGGCCAATGCCGATGATCTGGCTATCATCATCACCGCTGAAATGGGCAAGCCACTGGCCGAGGCGCGGGGCGAGGTGGTCTATGGTGCCGCCTATGTGGAATGGTTCGCCGAAGAGGCGAAACGGATCTATGGCGATGTGATGCCCGGCCATCAGCGCGACAAGCGCCTGCTGGTGCTGAAACAGCCGGTCGGCGTGGTGGGGGCGATCACGCCGTGGAACTTCCCCAATGCGATGCTGGCCCGCAAGATGGCCCCGGCCTTGGCCGTGGGCTGCGCCATGGTGGCCAAACCCGCCGAACAGACCCCGCTGTCGGCGCTGGCGCTGGCGGTGCTGGCCGAACGTGCGGGCCTGCCTGCCGGTCTGCTCTCGGTCATCCCCGGCACCGATGGCCCCGGCATCGGGCGCGAGATGTGCGCCAACCCGCTGATGCGCAAGCTGACCTTCACCGGCTCGACCGAAGTGGGCCGGATCTTGCTGCGGCAGGGGGCCGATCAGGTGATGAAGATGTCGATGGAACTGGGCGGCAACGCCCCCTTCATCGTGTTCGACGATGCCGATCTGGATGCGGCAGTCGAAGGCGCGATGATTGCCAAGTTCCGCAACAATGGCCAGACCTGCGTCTGCGCCAACCGGATCTATGTGCAGGCCGGGGTCTACGATGCTTTCGCCGCCAAACTCGCCACCGCAGTGGCCGCGCTGACCACCGGCGACGGCTTTGCGGAGGGCGTGGCGCTTGGCCCGATGATCGACGCCGATGCACTGGCCAAGGTGCAGGCCCATGTCAGCGATGCGACCGCGCTTGGGGCCGAGGTGCTGACCGGTGGCACCGCATCCGGCGGGCTGTTCTTCCCGGCCACGGTGCTGAAAGGCGCGACTCCGGCCATGCGGCTGGCGCGCGAAGAAACCTTCGGCCCGGTTGCACCGCTGTTCCGCTTCGAGACGGTCGAAGAGGTGATCCGCCTCGCCAACGAGACGGAATTCGGCCTCGCCTCTTATTTCTATGCCCGCGATATGGCGCGGGTCTGGCGCGTGGCCGAAGCTCTGGATTATGGCATGGTCGGCATCAACACCGGGCAGATCTCGACCGAGACCGCACCTTTCGGCGGGGTGAAACAATCCGGGCAGGGCCGCGAAGGCTCCCGCTACGGGGCCGATGATTATCTGGAACTGAAATATCTCTGCCTCGGCGGGATCTGA